In a single window of the Spirochaetaceae bacterium genome:
- a CDS encoding tRNA-dihydrouridine synthase yields MQVNAAPPPSFWDTLPRPMMLLAPMANVTDTAFRQIIARCGRPHLMMTEFTSCEGLCSRGRDRLLAELTYHESERPLVVQFFGPRPEPFYRCAQLARELGFDGIDINTGCPDRRVLRQGAGAALIGDPARMREIYAAAREGAGGLPVSIKTRLGIARDILEEWLAVLLDLRPAAITLHARTVRELSNTAAHWDAVARAVSQARGSGVPIIGNGDVRDPAHGRELAARTGADGVMLGRAIFGNPWLFHPTIRKRDLELERVLATMLEHAALFDRLLGEVRPFVEMRRHFKAYLAGFPDTRALRVALMGCADLADAQAIVARHRAARGGRPERTPTRHREPQLSAAR; encoded by the coding sequence GTGCAAGTCAACGCCGCTCCTCCGCCTAGTTTCTGGGACACCCTGCCGCGGCCGATGATGCTGCTCGCGCCGATGGCCAACGTCACCGATACGGCGTTCCGGCAGATCATCGCGCGTTGTGGGCGTCCGCACCTGATGATGACCGAATTCACCTCCTGCGAAGGCCTGTGCTCACGCGGGCGCGACCGGCTGCTGGCCGAACTCACCTACCACGAGAGCGAACGGCCGCTGGTGGTGCAGTTCTTCGGACCGCGTCCGGAGCCGTTCTACCGCTGCGCGCAACTGGCGCGGGAGCTCGGTTTCGACGGCATCGACATCAACACCGGCTGCCCGGACCGGCGCGTGCTCCGGCAGGGCGCCGGCGCCGCGCTGATCGGCGACCCGGCGCGCATGCGCGAGATCTACGCCGCCGCGCGCGAGGGCGCCGGCGGCCTGCCGGTATCGATCAAGACCCGGCTCGGCATAGCGCGCGACATACTCGAGGAGTGGCTCGCGGTATTGCTGGACCTGCGACCGGCGGCAATCACCCTGCACGCCCGCACGGTACGCGAGCTGTCCAACACCGCCGCGCATTGGGATGCCGTCGCACGCGCGGTCAGCCAGGCGCGCGGCAGCGGCGTACCGATCATCGGCAACGGCGACGTGCGCGACCCCGCCCACGGCCGCGAGCTTGCCGCGCGGACCGGGGCCGACGGCGTCATGCTCGGCCGCGCCATATTCGGCAACCCGTGGCTGTTTCACCCCACCATCCGCAAGCGCGACCTGGAACTGGAGCGGGTGCTCGCAACGATGCTGGAGCACGCCGCCCTGTTCGACCGCCTGCTCGGGGAGGTACGCCCGTTCGTGGAGATGCGCCGCCACTTCAAGGCCTACCTGGCAGGCTTTCCCGACACCAGGGCGCTGCGCGTGGCGCTGATGGGGTGCGCGGATCTGGCCGACGCGCAGGCGATCGTGGCGCGCCACCGGGCGGCGCGCGGCGGCCGTCCGGAGCGAACACCAACACGGCACCGCGAGCCGCAACTGAGCGCCGCGCGCTGA
- a CDS encoding superoxide dismutase encodes MAFETPPLPYAYDALEPHIDAQTMTIHHDKHHATYVTNLNAAVAGTEFESWDIAKLMRDISQVPADIRTAVQNNGGGHANHSLFWSVMGPGGGGEPSGALANAINAACGSFDGFKEAFAAAGTTRFGSGWAWLVKKGEGGVAVYSTANQDSPLMQGDTPILGMDVWEHAYYLKYQNRRPDYIAAFFNVINWDAVAERFSA; translated from the coding sequence ATGGCCTTCGAGACCCCTCCCCTGCCCTACGCTTACGATGCTCTGGAGCCGCACATCGATGCGCAGACCATGACCATCCACCACGACAAGCACCACGCCACCTACGTGACCAATCTCAACGCGGCGGTCGCCGGCACCGAGTTCGAGAGCTGGGACATCGCAAAGCTGATGCGCGACATCTCGCAGGTGCCGGCCGACATCCGCACCGCGGTGCAGAACAACGGCGGCGGCCACGCCAACCACTCGCTGTTCTGGTCCGTGATGGGCCCCGGCGGCGGCGGCGAGCCGAGCGGCGCCCTGGCCAACGCCATCAACGCCGCGTGCGGCAGCTTCGACGGCTTCAAGGAGGCGTTCGCGGCCGCCGGCACCACGCGCTTCGGCAGCGGCTGGGCGTGGCTGGTGAAGAAGGGCGAGGGCGGCGTGGCCGTGTACAGCACCGCCAACCAGGACAGCCCGCTGATGCAGGGCGACACCCCGATTCTGGGCATGGACGTGTGGGAGCACGCCTACTACCTGAAGTACCAGAACCGGCGCCCCGACTACATCGCCGCGTTCTTCAACGTCATCAACTGGGACGCGGTAGCCGAGCGCTTCTCCGCCTGA
- the cdd gene encoding cytidine deaminase, producing MADAAEPRRHDPHDPHDPHDRHDRHSGDAGIIAAATAARDFSYAPYSRFRVGAAVRTDSGTIHAGCNVENAAYPEGVCAEASALAAMVMAGEQRVTAVAVVGAGEQLCTPCGGCRQKIREFGRADTRVLVCGPEGLRREFSLGELLPESFGPDNLA from the coding sequence ATGGCTGACGCCGCGGAGCCGCGGCGCCACGACCCCCACGACCCCCACGACCCCCACGACCGCCACGACCGCCATTCTGGCGACGCCGGCATCATCGCGGCGGCGACGGCGGCGCGGGACTTCTCCTACGCCCCCTACTCGCGGTTCCGGGTCGGTGCCGCGGTGCGGACCGACAGCGGCACCATCCATGCCGGCTGCAACGTCGAGAACGCGGCCTACCCGGAGGGGGTGTGCGCGGAGGCATCCGCCCTGGCGGCGATGGTGATGGCGGGCGAGCAGCGCGTGACGGCGGTCGCCGTGGTGGGCGCCGGGGAGCAACTGTGCACGCCGTGCGGCGGCTGCCGCCAGAAGATCCGGGAATTCGGGCGCGCCGACACGCGCGTGCTGGTGTGCGGCCCGGAAGGGCTGCGGAGGGAGTTCAGCCTCGGCGAGCTGCTGCCCGAGTCGTTCGGCCCCGACAACCTCGCCTGA
- the lipA gene encoding lipoyl synthase — translation MPVGPEPSEPTAPTVVSAAAATAAPDIAYRRKPEWLRTRPAASEEFGALRRLMRAKALTTVCEEARCPNIHECWGTHGTATFMILGSVCTRRCRFCSVATGLPTELDLDEPRRVAEAVAEMGLRHVVVTMVNRDDLSDGGAEVCAATVAAIRAASRCSVELLTSDFGGNAAAIATVVRGAPEVLSHNVETVRRLTPRVRSHSRYDRSLRFLETAHRLAPHLLVKSSLMVGLGETAEEVRATLHDLRSVGVSIVNIGQYLQPTAQQLSVVRYWHPQEFAELRRAARAMGFMHCEAGPFVRSSYHAGEQLAGLAARHTAAGGGADRETPGKGAGQAG, via the coding sequence GTGCCCGTGGGTCCAGAGCCAAGTGAACCGACAGCGCCAACCGTAGTCTCCGCGGCTGCTGCCACCGCTGCGCCGGACATCGCGTACCGGCGCAAGCCCGAGTGGCTGCGGACCCGTCCCGCGGCCAGCGAGGAGTTCGGGGCGCTGCGCCGCCTGATGCGCGCCAAGGCGCTCACCACGGTGTGCGAGGAGGCGCGCTGCCCTAACATCCACGAGTGCTGGGGTACTCACGGCACCGCCACCTTCATGATTCTGGGCAGTGTCTGCACGCGCCGCTGCCGGTTCTGCTCGGTGGCCACCGGCCTGCCGACCGAGCTGGACCTGGACGAGCCGCGGCGGGTGGCCGAGGCGGTAGCCGAGATGGGGCTGCGCCACGTGGTGGTGACCATGGTGAACCGCGACGACCTGTCGGACGGCGGCGCCGAGGTGTGTGCGGCAACGGTGGCCGCGATCCGCGCCGCCTCGCGCTGCAGCGTGGAGCTGCTCACCTCCGACTTCGGCGGCAACGCCGCGGCCATCGCCACCGTGGTGCGGGGCGCGCCGGAGGTGCTGTCGCACAACGTGGAGACGGTGCGCCGCCTGACGCCGCGGGTGCGCTCCCATTCCCGGTACGACCGCTCGCTGCGCTTCCTGGAGACTGCGCATCGCCTCGCTCCCCACCTGCTGGTCAAATCCAGCCTGATGGTGGGCCTCGGCGAAACGGCCGAGGAGGTGCGCGCGACGCTGCATGACCTGCGCTCGGTCGGCGTGTCGATCGTCAATATCGGCCAGTACCTGCAGCCCACCGCGCAGCAGCTCTCGGTGGTGCGCTACTGGCACCCACAGGAGTTTGCCGAGTTGCGCCGCGCGGCGCGGGCCATGGGCTTCATGCACTGCGAGGCGGGGCCGTTCGTGCGCTCTTCCTACCACGCCGGCGAGCAACTCGCGGGCCTGGCGGCGCGCCACACGGCCGCGGGCGGCGGCGCGGACCGGGAAACGCCTGGGAAGGGGGCGGGGCAGGCCGGCTGA
- the trxB gene encoding thioredoxin-disulfide reductase, whose protein sequence is MTIENCVIIGSGPAGHTAAVYAGRAMLEPLMYEGFMAGGVAAGGQLTTTTDVENYPGFPDGIGGPELMDLMRRQSERSGARIVTETVSAVDLSATPYRVTTDGGATVAARTVIIATGATAKRLYVPGAERLWQRGISACAVCDGALPVFRGKHLVVVGGGDTAAEEATFLTKYASRVTMLVRRDQMRASKAMQQRVFANETIDVSWNTVLSEVLGDDLVGGVRVTNVNSGADSELEAGGLFFAIGHEPNTSFLAGQLETDESGYLITPGSSTATSRPGVFACGDVQDKIYRQAVTAAGSGCMAAMEAERYLSEHAA, encoded by the coding sequence GTGACAATCGAGAACTGCGTCATCATCGGTTCCGGTCCGGCCGGCCACACGGCCGCCGTGTATGCCGGGCGCGCCATGCTGGAGCCGTTGATGTACGAGGGCTTCATGGCCGGCGGCGTCGCCGCCGGCGGCCAGCTCACCACCACCACCGACGTCGAGAACTACCCCGGCTTCCCGGACGGCATCGGCGGACCCGAGTTGATGGACCTGATGCGGCGGCAATCGGAACGCAGCGGCGCGCGCATCGTCACCGAGACGGTGAGCGCCGTCGACCTGAGCGCGACGCCCTACCGGGTGACCACCGACGGCGGCGCCACGGTGGCGGCGCGCACGGTGATCATCGCCACCGGCGCCACCGCCAAGCGGCTGTACGTGCCGGGCGCCGAGCGCCTCTGGCAGCGCGGCATCTCGGCCTGCGCCGTGTGCGACGGCGCCCTGCCGGTGTTCCGCGGCAAGCACCTGGTCGTGGTGGGCGGCGGCGACACCGCGGCCGAGGAAGCCACCTTCCTCACCAAGTACGCCAGCCGGGTCACCATGCTCGTGCGCCGCGACCAGATGCGCGCATCCAAGGCGATGCAGCAGCGGGTGTTCGCCAACGAAACCATCGACGTGTCATGGAACACCGTGCTCAGCGAGGTGCTCGGCGACGACCTGGTTGGCGGCGTACGGGTCACCAACGTGAACAGCGGAGCCGACAGCGAACTCGAGGCCGGAGGCTTGTTCTTCGCAATCGGGCACGAGCCCAACACGTCGTTTCTCGCCGGTCAACTGGAAACCGACGAGTCCGGCTACCTGATCACCCCCGGCAGCTCCACCGCCACCAGCCGGCCCGGCGTGTTCGCCTGCGGCGACGTGCAGGACAAGATCTACCGCCAGGCCGTGACCGCCGCCGGCAGCGGCTGCATGGCCGCCATGGAAGCGGAACGCTACCTGTCGGAGCACGCCGCCTAG
- a CDS encoding GPP34 family phosphoprotein, with protein MLRFSEEIMLLLLDDGDGTFVDLPVQSLEFALAGSVLMDLAMEGRIDTDPERLFVVDRTPIDDDLLEPTFRRITSSMVTYTTRDWIQQITPHAGDIRERSLTRLVKRGILREEQGRFLWVFHTRRYPVIDNQTLREVKLRIMEVLFTDQIPDARDVVLIALADVCGIFSSLLSSRELKQVTPRVRQISKLDLIAREVASAVREIESSLAFAMVPIH; from the coding sequence ATGCTCAGGTTCTCTGAAGAGATCATGTTGCTGTTGCTCGATGACGGCGATGGTACGTTCGTCGACTTGCCGGTGCAATCCCTCGAATTCGCCCTGGCAGGATCGGTGCTGATGGACCTGGCGATGGAAGGACGTATCGACACCGATCCGGAGCGCCTGTTCGTGGTAGACCGCACGCCGATCGACGACGACCTGCTCGAGCCCACGTTCCGCCGCATCACCAGCTCGATGGTGACCTACACCACCCGCGACTGGATTCAGCAAATTACTCCCCATGCGGGAGATATTCGCGAGCGATCGCTTACGCGGCTGGTCAAGCGCGGCATTCTGCGCGAAGAGCAGGGCCGCTTCCTGTGGGTGTTCCATACCCGCCGCTACCCGGTGATCGACAACCAGACGCTGCGCGAGGTCAAGCTGCGCATCATGGAGGTGCTGTTCACCGACCAGATCCCCGACGCCCGCGACGTGGTCCTGATCGCGCTCGCCGACGTGTGCGGCATCTTCAGCAGCCTGCTTTCGAGCCGCGAGTTGAAGCAGGTCACACCGCGCGTCCGGCAGATCAGCAAGCTCGACCTTATCGCGCGCGAAGTCGCTTCCGCCGTCCGCGAGATCGAGTCGTCGCTGGCCTTCGCCATGGTGCCGATCCACTAA
- a CDS encoding iron-sulfur cluster assembly accessory protein: MQQTITSQPLINVSQRAIAEITRITGEPDQFLRIWVTEGGCAGMTYEAAVDSTETPFDRKVFGSGGVRILADRNSSQHVDGLEIDYSDDLINLGFRFRNPNASKACGCGSSFAV; the protein is encoded by the coding sequence GTGCAGCAAACCATTACCAGCCAGCCGCTGATCAACGTCAGCCAGCGTGCCATCGCCGAGATCACCCGGATCACCGGCGAACCCGACCAGTTCCTCCGCATCTGGGTCACCGAGGGCGGCTGCGCCGGGATGACCTACGAAGCCGCGGTCGACAGCACCGAGACCCCCTTCGACCGGAAGGTGTTTGGCTCCGGCGGCGTCCGCATTCTCGCCGACCGCAACAGCTCGCAGCACGTCGACGGCCTGGAGATCGATTACTCCGACGACCTGATCAATCTCGGCTTCCGGTTCCGCAATCCCAACGCCAGCAAGGCGTGCGGCTGCGGTTCCAGCTTCGCCGTCTGA
- the cyoE gene encoding heme o synthase, translated as MTGSPTPAPRAATPGQAGLRAGTWSRIGALRSLVKERIVLMVVAATALGYGAAGAAPDGSAVLALVLIGTALLSAGSGVLNNVLEHEVDGRMERTRRRALPRGAVSPRAAAWFGALLLAAGALLLWRGGGLLPTLIGALAALLYLLVYTPMKRRSWLNTPLGAIPGALPPLIGWSAATGGVQAGAWILFAVLFVWQHPHFYAIAWAYRDDYRRAGLKMASEVGAGGSFLTTQVILFLAALIPVSMSLTATGTAGAVYAAGALAIGLLYLAAGVSFARRRDRDSARRLLRASVLYLPALLVIVLADRWLLPA; from the coding sequence ATGACCGGCTCCCCCACCCCGGCGCCGCGCGCCGCCACCCCTGGCCAAGCCGGGCTGCGCGCCGGCACGTGGTCCCGGATCGGGGCCCTGCGCTCGCTGGTCAAGGAGCGTATCGTGCTGATGGTGGTGGCCGCCACGGCGCTCGGCTACGGAGCGGCCGGCGCGGCGCCGGACGGCAGTGCGGTGCTGGCGCTGGTGCTGATCGGCACCGCCCTGCTGTCCGCCGGTTCCGGGGTTCTCAACAACGTGCTCGAGCACGAGGTGGACGGGCGCATGGAACGTACCCGCCGGCGCGCGCTGCCGCGCGGAGCCGTTTCGCCGCGCGCCGCGGCCTGGTTCGGCGCGCTGCTGTTGGCCGCCGGGGCGCTCCTGCTGTGGCGCGGCGGCGGCCTGCTGCCGACGCTGATCGGCGCACTTGCGGCGCTGCTCTACCTGCTGGTGTACACGCCGATGAAGCGCCGTTCCTGGCTGAACACCCCGCTCGGCGCCATTCCCGGCGCCCTGCCGCCGCTGATCGGCTGGTCCGCAGCCACCGGCGGCGTGCAGGCCGGCGCCTGGATTCTGTTCGCCGTCCTGTTCGTCTGGCAGCATCCGCACTTCTACGCCATCGCCTGGGCGTACCGCGACGACTACCGCCGCGCCGGCTTGAAGATGGCCAGCGAGGTCGGCGCCGGCGGGAGCTTTCTGACCACCCAGGTGATCCTGTTTCTCGCGGCGTTGATCCCGGTGTCGATGTCGCTCACCGCAACCGGCACGGCCGGCGCGGTGTACGCCGCCGGCGCCCTGGCGATCGGGCTGCTCTACCTGGCAGCCGGCGTGTCGTTCGCCCGCCGGCGCGACCGGGACAGCGCGCGCCGGCTGCTGCGCGCATCGGTGCTCTACCTGCCGGCGCTCCTGGTCATCGTGCTCGCCGACCGCTGGCTGCTGCCGGCGTAG
- a CDS encoding COX15/CtaA family protein, with translation MLTKVSAGATLLLVFIGSLVTSTGSGLAVPDWPLSYGMLFPPMVGGILYEHGHRMAAAAVGLLVVIQAVVVSWRERRRWVRVLVWLALVVILIQGGLGGLTVLLLLPTPVSMTHAVLAQTLLLLLVFIAYAESREWAGRHTAAQAPAPPHRSEPSPRSRAVYAAAIALIATVYLQLLLGALMRHTESGIAIPDFPLMGGQLVPLFNDRMLAHVNAHRFELLLEPVTKAQMVIHFLHRLGAAGVGVALVAANRAVYRSGGFPSARRLLKWINTATMLQALLGVLTVLTARSPALASFHVLLGAALLAVTLLFLLRCMPLPARALSEHGQPAAAPGTAP, from the coding sequence GTGCTGACCAAGGTTTCCGCCGGCGCGACGCTGCTGCTCGTGTTCATCGGCAGCCTGGTAACCAGCACCGGCTCGGGGTTGGCGGTACCCGACTGGCCACTCTCCTACGGCATGCTGTTTCCACCCATGGTGGGCGGCATCCTGTATGAACACGGCCACCGCATGGCAGCCGCCGCCGTCGGCCTGCTGGTGGTGATCCAGGCCGTGGTGGTGAGTTGGCGCGAGCGGCGCCGCTGGGTGCGGGTCCTGGTCTGGCTGGCGCTGGTGGTGATTCTCATCCAGGGCGGGCTGGGCGGATTGACCGTGCTCTTGCTGCTGCCGACGCCGGTCTCGATGACCCATGCCGTGTTGGCGCAGACGCTGCTGCTGCTCCTGGTGTTCATCGCCTACGCCGAATCGCGCGAGTGGGCCGGGCGCCACACCGCCGCCCAGGCGCCCGCACCGCCGCACCGTTCCGAGCCCTCGCCACGCAGCCGTGCCGTGTACGCTGCCGCTATCGCTCTGATCGCGACGGTATACCTGCAGTTGCTGCTCGGGGCGCTGATGCGCCATACCGAGTCCGGCATTGCGATACCCGACTTTCCGCTCATGGGCGGCCAGTTGGTGCCGCTGTTCAACGACCGGATGCTGGCGCACGTCAACGCCCACCGGTTCGAACTGTTGCTCGAACCGGTCACCAAGGCACAGATGGTGATCCACTTCCTCCACCGTCTCGGCGCCGCCGGTGTCGGTGTTGCCTTGGTCGCCGCCAACCGCGCCGTCTACCGCAGCGGCGGCTTTCCTTCCGCACGGCGGCTGCTGAAGTGGATCAACACGGCAACCATGCTGCAGGCCCTGCTCGGCGTGCTCACCGTGCTCACCGCGCGCTCCCCGGCGCTGGCCAGCTTCCACGTCCTGCTTGGTGCGGCGCTGCTCGCCGTCACGCTGCTGTTTCTGTTGCGCTGCATGCCGCTGCCCGCGCGCGCCTTGTCGGAGCATGGACAGCCCGCCGCGGCACCAGGGACAGCGCCGTGA